A single window of Papio anubis isolate 15944 chromosome 8, Panubis1.0, whole genome shotgun sequence DNA harbors:
- the CTSB gene encoding cathepsin B isoform X2: MHGNNGHSVPPSKRSETRAPVAPAGCNGGYPAGAWNFWTRKGLVSGGLYDSHVGCRPYSIPPCEHHVNGSRPPCTGEGDTPKCSKICEPGYSPTYKQDKHYGYNSYSVSNSEKDIMAEIYKNGPVEGAFSVYSDFLLYKSGVYQHVTGEMMGGHAIRILGWGVENGTPYWLVANSWNTDWGDNGFFKILRGQDHCGIESEVVAGIPRTDQYWEKI; the protein is encoded by the exons ATGCACGGGAACAATGGCCACAGTGTCCCACCATCAAAGAGATCAGAGACCAGGGCTCCTGTGGCTCCTGCTGG CTGTAATGGCGGCTATCCTGCTGGAGCTTGGAACTTCTGGACAAGAAAAGGCCTGGTTTCTGGTGGCCTCTATGACTCCCATGTAG GGTGCAGACCGTACTCCATCCCTCCCTGTGAGCACCACGTCAACGGCTCCCGGCCCCCGTGCACGGGCGAGGGTGATACCCCCAAGTGTAGCAAGATCTGCGAGCCTGGCTACAGCCCAACCTACAAACAGGACAAGCACTACG GATACAATTCCTACAGTGTCTCCAATAGCGAGAAGGACATCATGGCCGAGATCTACAAGAACGGCCCCGTGGAGGGCGCTTTCTCTGTGTATTCGGACTTCCTGCTGTACAAGTCAG GAGTGTACCAACACGTCACCGGAGAGATGATGGGCGGCCATGCCATCCGCATCCTGGGCTGGGGAGTGGAGAACGGCACACCATACTGGCTGGTTGCCAACTCCTGGAACACTGACTGGGGTGACAATG GCTTCTTTAAAATCCTCAGAGGACAGGATCACTGTGGAATCGAATCAGAAGTGGTGGCTGGAATTCCACGCACCGATCAGTACTGGGAAAAGATCTAA
- the CTSB gene encoding cathepsin B isoform X1 — translation MWQLWASLCCLLALGDARSRPSFHPLSDELVNYVNKQNTTWQAGHNFYNVDVSYLKRLCGTFLGGPKPPQRVMFTEDLKLPESFDAREQWPQCPTIKEIRDQGSCGSCWAFGAVEAISDRICIHTNAHVSVEVSAEDLLTCCGIMCGDGCNGGYPAGAWNFWTRKGLVSGGLYDSHVGCRPYSIPPCEHHVNGSRPPCTGEGDTPKCSKICEPGYSPTYKQDKHYGYNSYSVSNSEKDIMAEIYKNGPVEGAFSVYSDFLLYKSGVYQHVTGEMMGGHAIRILGWGVENGTPYWLVANSWNTDWGDNGFFKILRGQDHCGIESEVVAGIPRTDQYWEKI, via the exons ATGTGGCAGCTCTGGGCCTCCCTCTGCTGCCTGCTGGCGTTGGGTGATGCCCGGAGCAGGCCCTCTTTCCATCCCCTGTCGGATGAGCTGGTCAACTATGTCAACAAACAGAACACCACGTGGCAG GCCGGGCACAACTTCTACAACGTGGACGTGAGCTACTTGAAGAGGCTGTGTGGTACCTTCCTGGGTGGGCCCAAGCCGCCCCAGAG AGTTATGTTTACCGAGGACCTGAAGCTGCCTGAAAGCTTCGATGCACGGGAACAATGGCCACAGTGTCCCACCATCAAAGAGATCAGAGACCAGGGCTCCTGTGGCTCCTGCTGG GCCTTTGGGGCTGTGGAAGCCATCTCTGACCGGATCTGCATCCACACCAATGCGCACGTCAGCGTGGAGGTGTCGGCGGAGGACCTGCTCACCTGCTGTGGCATCATGTGTGGAGACGG CTGTAATGGCGGCTATCCTGCTGGAGCTTGGAACTTCTGGACAAGAAAAGGCCTGGTTTCTGGTGGCCTCTATGACTCCCATGTAG GGTGCAGACCGTACTCCATCCCTCCCTGTGAGCACCACGTCAACGGCTCCCGGCCCCCGTGCACGGGCGAGGGTGATACCCCCAAGTGTAGCAAGATCTGCGAGCCTGGCTACAGCCCAACCTACAAACAGGACAAGCACTACG GATACAATTCCTACAGTGTCTCCAATAGCGAGAAGGACATCATGGCCGAGATCTACAAGAACGGCCCCGTGGAGGGCGCTTTCTCTGTGTATTCGGACTTCCTGCTGTACAAGTCAG GAGTGTACCAACACGTCACCGGAGAGATGATGGGCGGCCATGCCATCCGCATCCTGGGCTGGGGAGTGGAGAACGGCACACCATACTGGCTGGTTGCCAACTCCTGGAACACTGACTGGGGTGACAATG GCTTCTTTAAAATCCTCAGAGGACAGGATCACTGTGGAATCGAATCAGAAGTGGTGGCTGGAATTCCACGCACCGATCAGTACTGGGAAAAGATCTAA